CAGTTTACGCACCACGTTAGCGATGGTGGAGGCTTTCTGACCGATAGCAACATAAACACATTTGATGCCAGAATCGCGCTGGTTGATGATCGCATCGATCGCCATCGCGGTTTTACCGGTCTGACGGTCGCCGATGATCAGCTCACGCTGGCCACGACCGATTGGAATCATCGCATCAACGGCTTTATAACCAGTCTGAACCGGCTCATCAACGGATTGGCGATCGATTACGCCTGGCGCAATCACTTCAATTGGCGAGAAGCCGTCGTTTTCGATAGCGCCTTTGCCATCGATTGGTGCACCCAGTGTGTTAACCACACGGCCCAGCAGGCCGCGGCCAACCGGAACTTCCAGGATGCGACCCGTACACTTAACCTTCATGCCTTCAGCAAGGTCAGCGTAAGGACCCATGACCACAGCACCGACAGAGTCGCGCTCAAGGTTCAGGGCGATAGCGTAACGGCTACCCGGCAGGGCAATCATCTCACCCTGCATCACATCGGCCAGGCCGTGTACGCGGATGATACCGTCACTTACAGAAACAATAGTACCTTCGTTGTGAGCTTCGCTCACTACATTGAACTGAGCAATGCGCTGCTTGATCAGTTCGCTGATTTCAGTGGAATTCAGTTGCATATGCTCCAGTTCCCTTAAGACTGCAGGACGTCTGCCAGACGCTCAAGGCGGCCGCGAACGCTGCCATCAATGACCATATCACCCGCACGGATGATAACGCCTGCCATAACAGACTTGTCGATTTTGCAATTCAGCTTAACTTTGCGTGACAGACGTTTTTCCATCGCGGTGCTGATTTTAGCCAGCTGGTCGTTACTCAGCGTACTGGCGGAAATCACCTCAACTTCTGCGGTAGCGTCATACGCCGCGCGCAGCGCGATGAATTGTTCCAGTACTGCCGGTAGCGCCGTTAAACGCCCGTTTTCGGCCATTACCTTAATCAGGTTTTGACCCGCTTCGTCCAGTTGGTCACCGCAGATGGCGATGAAAGAGGCAGATAAAGCTTCCGGTGCTAATGCACCGGAAAGGAGATCAGCCACCTGTTCATTGCTTGCTACTTCTGCAGCAAATGACAGCATCTGCTGCC
The sequence above is drawn from the Duffyella gerundensis genome and encodes:
- the atpH gene encoding F0F1 ATP synthase subunit delta; the encoded protein is MSELITVARPYAKAAFDFAVEKQNVDRWQQMLSFAAEVASNEQVADLLSGALAPEALSASFIAICGDQLDEAGQNLIKVMAENGRLTALPAVLEQFIALRAAYDATAEVEVISASTLSNDQLAKISTAMEKRLSRKVKLNCKIDKSVMAGVIIRAGDMVIDGSVRGRLERLADVLQS